A part of Setaria viridis chromosome 8, Setaria_viridis_v4.0, whole genome shotgun sequence genomic DNA contains:
- the LOC117833453 gene encoding F-box/LRR-repeat protein 3 isoform X1, whose amino-acid sequence MAAAHRHPKRRRLSPSPAPIDALADELLFLVLDRVAAADPRALKSFALASRACHAAESRHRRLLRPLRADLLPAALARYPSASRLDFSLCARVPDAALAAVSSSSGSSLRAVDLSRSWGFGAAGLAALATACPDLAELDLSNGVDLGDTAAAEVARMRRLQRLSLSRCKALTDMGLGCVAVGCTDLRDLSLKWCLGVTDLGLHLLALKCKNLTTLDLSYTMITKESFLAIMKLPDLQVLTLVGCIGIDDDALASLEKECSKSLQVLDMSHCQNITDVGVSSIVKSIPNLLELDLSYCCPQVTPCMLRSLQKISKLRTLKLEGCKFMADGLKEIGSSCVSIRELSLSKCSGVTDTELSFAVSKLKNLQKLDITCCRNITDVSVAAITGSCTSLISLRMESCSHVSSGALQLIGKHCSHLEELDLTDSDLDDEGLKALAGCSNLSSLKIGICLRISDEGLAHIGKSCPKLQDIDLYRCGGISDEGVIQIAQGCPTLESINLSYCTEITDRSLMSLSKCTKLNTLEIRGCPRVSSTGLSGIAMGCRLLSKLDIKKCFEINDVGMLHLSQFSHSLRQINLSYCSVTDIGLLSLSSICGLQNMTIVHLAGITPNGLIAALMVCGGLTKVKLHKAFKSMMPPHMLKNVEARGCIFQWINKPFKVEVEPCDVWKQQSQDVLVR is encoded by the exons atggccgccgcccaccgccaccccaagcgccgccgcctctccccatcccccgcccccatcgacgccctcgccgacgagctcctcttcctcgtcctcgaccgcgtcgccgccgccgacccgcggGCGCTCAAGTCCTTCGCGCTCGCCTCTCGCGCATGCCACGCCGCCGAGTCgcgacaccgccgcctcctccgcccgctccgcgccgacctcctccccgccgcgctcgcccgctACCCGTCCGCATCCCGCCTCGACTTCTCCCTCTGCGCGCGCGtccccgacgccgccctcgccgccgtaTCCTCCTCATCCGGATCCTCCCTCCGCGCCGTCGACCTCTCCCGCTCCTGGGGCTTCGGCGCCGCgggcctcgccgcgctcgccacGGCGTGCCCGGACCTCGCCGAACTCGACCTCTCCAATGGGGTCGATCTTGGCGACACGGCAGCCGCGGAGGTGGCGCGGATGAGGAGGCTCCAGAGGCTGTCTCTCTCGCGCTGCAAGGCGCTCACCGACATGGGGCTCGGCTGCGTCGCCGTCGGATGCACGGACCTCAGGGACCTCTCCCTCAAGTGGTGCCTGGGGGTCACGGATTTGGggctccacctcctcgcccTCAAGTGCAAGAACCTCACCACCCTGGATCTCTCCTACACCATG ATCACAAAAGAGAGCTTTCTTGCCATCATGAAGCTACCCGATCTCCAGGTGTTGACACTGGTGGGGTGTATTGGAATTGATGATGATGCCCTTGCTAGTCTTGAGAAAGAATGCAGTAAATCACTGCAG GTGCTTGATATGTCTCATTGTCAGAACATCACTGATGTGGGAGTTTCATCCATAGTGAAATCGATACCGAATCTATTGGAACTGGATCTTTCATACTGCTGTCCT CAGGTTACTCCTTGTATGTTGAGAAGCCTCCAAAAAATTTCTAAACTGCGGACCCTGAAGCTGGAGGGTTGCAAGTTCATGGCTGATGGACTAAAAGAAATTGGAAGCTCTTGTGTTTCTATTAGGGAGTTAAGTCTTAGCAAGTGCTCTGGAGTGACAGATACGGAACTCTCTTTTGCTGTGTCAAAACTAAAGAATCTGCAGAAGCTGGACATCACTTGTTGTCGCAATATCACTGATGTTTCAGTAGCTGCCATCACTGGTTCGTGCACTTCCCTCATCTCTCTGAGGATGGAGTCTTGTAGTCATGTTTCAAGTGGAGCACTCCAACTAATTGGGAAGCACTGTTCTCATTTGGAAGAGCTGGACCTTACTGACAGTGATTTGGATGATGAAG GGCTGAAAGCTCTCGCCGGATGCAGCAATCTTTCGAGCCTAAAAATTGGCATTTGCTTGAGGATAAGTGATGAAGGTCTGGCCCACATTGGAAAGTCTTGCCCAAAACTCCAAGATATTGATTTGTACAG GTGTGGAGGCATTAGTGATGAAGGGGTTATTCAGATTGCTCAAGGCTGTCCAACACTAGAATCCATCAATCTATCCTACTGCACAGAAATAACAGACCGTTCACTGATGTCCCTCTCAAAATGCACAAAGCTAAATACACTGGAGATCCGTGGCTGTCCCAGGGTTTCATCCACAGGGCTCTCGGGAATAGCAATGGGGTGCAGGCTGCTTTCCAAGCTTGATATCAAGAAATGCTTTGAGATTAATGATGTGGGCATGCTTCACCTTTCACAGTTTTCTCATAGCCTCCGTCAG ATAAACTTGTCATACTGTTCGGTCACCGACATTGGACTGCTTTCACTTTCTAGCATATGTGGCTTGCAGAACATGACCATTGTACATTTAGCTGGTATTACGCCTAATGGCTTGATAGCTGCTCTCATGGTCTGTGGTGGTTTGACAAAAGTGAAGCTTCATAAAGCATTCAAATCCATGATGCCTCCTCATATGCTAAAAAATGTTGAGGCACGTGGTTGTATTTTCCAATGGATCAACAAACCATTTAAG
- the LOC117833453 gene encoding F-box/LRR-repeat protein 3 isoform X2: MAAAHRHPKRRRLSPSPAPIDALADELLFLVLDRVAAADPRALKSFALASRACHAAESRHRRLLRPLRADLLPAALARYPSASRLDFSLCARVPDAALAAVSSSSGSSLRAVDLSRSWGFGAAGLAALATACPDLAELDLSNGVDLGDTAAAEVARMRRLQRLSLSRCKALTDMGLGCVAVGCTDLRDLSLKWCLGVTDLGLHLLALKCKNLTTLDLSYTMITKESFLAIMKLPDLQVLTLVGCIGIDDDALASLEKECSKSLQVLDMSHCQNITDVGVSSIVKSIPNLLELDLSYCCPVTPCMLRSLQKISKLRTLKLEGCKFMADGLKEIGSSCVSIRELSLSKCSGVTDTELSFAVSKLKNLQKLDITCCRNITDVSVAAITGSCTSLISLRMESCSHVSSGALQLIGKHCSHLEELDLTDSDLDDEGLKALAGCSNLSSLKIGICLRISDEGLAHIGKSCPKLQDIDLYRCGGISDEGVIQIAQGCPTLESINLSYCTEITDRSLMSLSKCTKLNTLEIRGCPRVSSTGLSGIAMGCRLLSKLDIKKCFEINDVGMLHLSQFSHSLRQINLSYCSVTDIGLLSLSSICGLQNMTIVHLAGITPNGLIAALMVCGGLTKVKLHKAFKSMMPPHMLKNVEARGCIFQWINKPFKVEVEPCDVWKQQSQDVLVR, translated from the exons atggccgccgcccaccgccaccccaagcgccgccgcctctccccatcccccgcccccatcgacgccctcgccgacgagctcctcttcctcgtcctcgaccgcgtcgccgccgccgacccgcggGCGCTCAAGTCCTTCGCGCTCGCCTCTCGCGCATGCCACGCCGCCGAGTCgcgacaccgccgcctcctccgcccgctccgcgccgacctcctccccgccgcgctcgcccgctACCCGTCCGCATCCCGCCTCGACTTCTCCCTCTGCGCGCGCGtccccgacgccgccctcgccgccgtaTCCTCCTCATCCGGATCCTCCCTCCGCGCCGTCGACCTCTCCCGCTCCTGGGGCTTCGGCGCCGCgggcctcgccgcgctcgccacGGCGTGCCCGGACCTCGCCGAACTCGACCTCTCCAATGGGGTCGATCTTGGCGACACGGCAGCCGCGGAGGTGGCGCGGATGAGGAGGCTCCAGAGGCTGTCTCTCTCGCGCTGCAAGGCGCTCACCGACATGGGGCTCGGCTGCGTCGCCGTCGGATGCACGGACCTCAGGGACCTCTCCCTCAAGTGGTGCCTGGGGGTCACGGATTTGGggctccacctcctcgcccTCAAGTGCAAGAACCTCACCACCCTGGATCTCTCCTACACCATG ATCACAAAAGAGAGCTTTCTTGCCATCATGAAGCTACCCGATCTCCAGGTGTTGACACTGGTGGGGTGTATTGGAATTGATGATGATGCCCTTGCTAGTCTTGAGAAAGAATGCAGTAAATCACTGCAG GTGCTTGATATGTCTCATTGTCAGAACATCACTGATGTGGGAGTTTCATCCATAGTGAAATCGATACCGAATCTATTGGAACTGGATCTTTCATACTGCTGTCCT GTTACTCCTTGTATGTTGAGAAGCCTCCAAAAAATTTCTAAACTGCGGACCCTGAAGCTGGAGGGTTGCAAGTTCATGGCTGATGGACTAAAAGAAATTGGAAGCTCTTGTGTTTCTATTAGGGAGTTAAGTCTTAGCAAGTGCTCTGGAGTGACAGATACGGAACTCTCTTTTGCTGTGTCAAAACTAAAGAATCTGCAGAAGCTGGACATCACTTGTTGTCGCAATATCACTGATGTTTCAGTAGCTGCCATCACTGGTTCGTGCACTTCCCTCATCTCTCTGAGGATGGAGTCTTGTAGTCATGTTTCAAGTGGAGCACTCCAACTAATTGGGAAGCACTGTTCTCATTTGGAAGAGCTGGACCTTACTGACAGTGATTTGGATGATGAAG GGCTGAAAGCTCTCGCCGGATGCAGCAATCTTTCGAGCCTAAAAATTGGCATTTGCTTGAGGATAAGTGATGAAGGTCTGGCCCACATTGGAAAGTCTTGCCCAAAACTCCAAGATATTGATTTGTACAG GTGTGGAGGCATTAGTGATGAAGGGGTTATTCAGATTGCTCAAGGCTGTCCAACACTAGAATCCATCAATCTATCCTACTGCACAGAAATAACAGACCGTTCACTGATGTCCCTCTCAAAATGCACAAAGCTAAATACACTGGAGATCCGTGGCTGTCCCAGGGTTTCATCCACAGGGCTCTCGGGAATAGCAATGGGGTGCAGGCTGCTTTCCAAGCTTGATATCAAGAAATGCTTTGAGATTAATGATGTGGGCATGCTTCACCTTTCACAGTTTTCTCATAGCCTCCGTCAG ATAAACTTGTCATACTGTTCGGTCACCGACATTGGACTGCTTTCACTTTCTAGCATATGTGGCTTGCAGAACATGACCATTGTACATTTAGCTGGTATTACGCCTAATGGCTTGATAGCTGCTCTCATGGTCTGTGGTGGTTTGACAAAAGTGAAGCTTCATAAAGCATTCAAATCCATGATGCCTCCTCATATGCTAAAAAATGTTGAGGCACGTGGTTGTATTTTCCAATGGATCAACAAACCATTTAAG
- the LOC117833891 gene encoding uncharacterized protein, with amino-acid sequence MALGDGATPAPVPNLSISGAALAALLHRCAAAAGDCDGLLFGRASHLPAPPASLSDYDDLPPAPALSISVSGHCSLSHPSSLSDPLGRFQAPSSDPSSAVGFFSSRRRTALRPSMRELALANSLSKTIEGRTIAHPLLFILVSPSASPNFSTHSYDYRAFLLLGSRLVPASISVVNVGPGFRDQYHAFYPESPMPCLSIPQPSSPEPTGQRHTHTIGEQKAVDEIVDGFGIGRLQGVLGSAAGQAAEMDDMYAGMLRKLEKLAREVEQSNLRVLEQENRNLLLRYRYAGMQ; translated from the exons ATGgccctcggcgacggcgccaccccggccccggTGCCCAACCTCTCCAtctccggcgccgccctcgccgcgctcctccaccgctgcgccgccgccgccggcgactgcGACGGCCTCCTCTTCGGCCGCGCCTCccacctccccgcgccgcctgccTCCCTCTCCGACTACGACGACCTACCGCCCGCCCCGGCGCTCTCCATCTCCGTCTCTGGCCACTGCTCCCTCtcccacccctcctccctctccgatCCCCTCGGCCGCTTCCAGGCCCCCTCCTCGGATCCCTCCTCCGCCGTTGGCTTCttctcctcccgccgccgcaccgcgctCCGCCCCTCCATGCGCGAGCTCGCCCTCGCCAACTCCCTCTCCAAGACCATAGAAGGCCGCACCATCGCCCATCCCCTCCTCTTCATCCTCgtctccccctccgcctcccccaacTTCTCCACCCACTCCTACGACTAccgcgccttcctcctcctcggatCCCGCCTCGTCCCGGCCTCCATTAGCGTCGTCAACGTCGGCCCCGGCTTCAGGGACCAGTACCACGCCTTCTACCCAGAATCTCCAATGCCCTGCCTGTCGATTCCTCAGCCTTCGTCGCCAGAGCCCACAGGTCAACGTCACACTCACACCATTGGAGAGCAGAAGGCGGTGGATGAAATCGTGGACGGGTTTGGGATCGGGAGGCTGCAAGGGGTCCTGGGCTCTGCAGCAGGGCAGGCGGCAGAGATGGATGACATGTATGCAGGGATGCTCAGGAAGCTGGAGAAGCTCGCCAGGGAGGTGGAGCAGAGCAATCTCCGTGTTCTCGAGCAG GAGAACCGGAACCTGCTGCTGAGGTATAGATACGCAGGAATGCAATAA